The bacterium genome segment AAACCTACTTTATTATGGCAAAAGGAATTTGAACAAAACATTGGTAATATCTCAATGACTGGAGATGGTAAATATATTGTGGTTAATACTGTGCCTGATGAATTTGATGAATCAGGAAGAAATGAAATATATATGTTTGATAGAGCAGGTAATATAGTTTGGCAACATAGCTCAACAGAATATGGAAGTGGTGCCTCTTTTGCAACCATCAGCAAAAATGGGAATTACATAGCTGTTTACAAAGCTATATGGATACCTGGTTCAGACGAACTGGTGTCCTCTGACTTATTGTATCTTGATAAAAACGGAAATTTGTTGTGGAGAACTCCGGAAGAAGAAGGGCTACCAGAGGATTTTTCTCTCTCTGATGATGGAGAATATATATTGATGTCTGCTCCGACAGGAAATTTCTTTGCTTCGCTATATAACAAAAATGGTGAGAAACTTTGGGAAAAGCTGGATCTTACACTGGAGCTTATGGCAGGGGCACCTATAATATCTGGAGATGGAAATTATATCCTGATTTTTAATCAATTATTTGATAAGAGGAGTAATCTTTTATGGGAAAAGGATAGATTTATTGGTAGTGGAATATCAAATAATGGCAATATCATTGTAGGGGAGGGTTATAATGCCAGATATTCATCCATCCAATCATTTAATCCTTCAGGAAATCTCCTTGGAGAATACAGTTGTAAGGATAAAGATGAAATTCCTTATCCTATCCTTTCATGGAATGGTGATTATATAGTTGCTTCTACTAATAATGGGGATAAAGTTTACTTCTTAGATAATAAATGTTCACTACTCTGGGAAAAGGTATATAGTTGTAAAGAGGGAGAAATAATACCTGATGTAAGACCATTTAGTATTATTACAGATGATGGTAAATATTGTGCTGTTGCCTACAGGAATGTCTCTATTGACATTTTAAATCAAAGTGGTAATGTAGTTGGACAGATAAATTTTGAAAGTGAGGTAGGAAAAACTGGGTGGGGAGGAGAAGTAGTAATGTTATGGTCAACTGATGGGAGGTATTTAGCAGTTACTGAACGAAGGGGAAAATTATACCTTTATGATAATAGTAATATTATTAAATAATAGGAGGGGAGAAGTATGTTTCAGAAACTTAACATATTCTTTTTAATGGGTTTAAGTATGTTTAGTGAAATATTATTGTCCACAACTGTTTTCTCTCAAACTACCGCTACAGTTGATATCACTAACCCAAGAGAGGGAAGTATATTGCGGGGAAGCTGTTCTATATCAGCAGAGATAGCGGTTTCGTATGGATTTACCCAGACACCTACACCTGGGCGAAGAAGTTCAAATTATGGCTGGAGACAAATAGAGGGTAGAAATGGATTCCATTATGGCGTTGATACTGCTGACCCATTTAATACTGATGTGCGAGCCGTAGGAGCTGGTACCGCTCACCCTTGTCAACCTGGGAGATTTGGGAATACGGTTATTATTGACCACGGAGATGGACTTTATACCCTTTACGCACATCTTTCTACATATACTGTTAGTAGTGGCCAACAAGTAAATGCTAATACTGTAATAGGCCGCTCAGGAAATACAGGAGGTAATTACGGTTATCATTTACATTTTGGGGTATCACAAGATACCACAGGAGCTCTTGGGTGGAGAGATATAAGGGCTGACAGTAGGGTTCATAGAGTCAACCCAGACAACTATCTCCCGACAGCAAGGATAAGGGTTAGAACTGCTATTGATAGTAATCATCTTCACACTCAAAATTATCCAGCAGGAACTACTAATATTAGCTACTCTACAAATTGGAATACAACTCAGGTCAATGATGGTTCACATACCGTAAATGTAAATAGTTATAGCGTAAGTCGTGAGGGTAGGTTAGTTAATAATCAACCTGTCCAACAGGAAATAGAAAGAATAATAGG includes the following:
- a CDS encoding PQQ-binding-like beta-propeller repeat protein, producing the protein VEINSAGNYAYDENGSIRDRQDLIKPINMNTESQELPKGTKLNARFNFHPTNLLTQGSHTFRVTIKNPAGLIGTATTKEGFDWIPFEIIPKPTLLWQKEFEQNIGNISMTGDGKYIVVNTVPDEFDESGRNEIYMFDRAGNIVWQHSSTEYGSGASFATISKNGNYIAVYKAIWIPGSDELVSSDLLYLDKNGNLLWRTPEEEGLPEDFSLSDDGEYILMSAPTGNFFASLYNKNGEKLWEKLDLTLELMAGAPIISGDGNYILIFNQLFDKRSNLLWEKDRFIGSGISNNGNIIVGEGYNARYSSIQSFNPSGNLLGEYSCKDKDEIPYPILSWNGDYIVASTNNGDKVYFLDNKCSLLWEKVYSCKEGEIIPDVRPFSIITDDGKYCAVAYRNVSIDILNQSGNVVGQINFESEVGKTGWGGEVVMLWSTDGRYLAVTERRGKLYLYDNSNIIK
- a CDS encoding M23 family metallopeptidase, translated to MFQKLNIFFLMGLSMFSEILLSTTVFSQTTATVDITNPREGSILRGSCSISAEIAVSYGFTQTPTPGRRSSNYGWRQIEGRNGFHYGVDTADPFNTDVRAVGAGTAHPCQPGRFGNTVIIDHGDGLYTLYAHLSTYTVSSGQQVNANTVIGRSGNTGGNYGYHLHFGVSQDTTGALGWRDIRADSRVHRVNPDNYLPTARIRVRTAIDSNHLHTQNYPAGTTNISYSTNWNTTQVNDGSHTVNVNSYSVSREGRLVNNQPVQQEIERIIGTDSVKAIVDNSTRVVEVPIQKSASPATPIAGGFQAASSLYFWDNQNNYWERWINSNLRVDSDNIIRYNAGTSNLDNPNLR